One genomic region from Fusobacterium sp. encodes:
- the mutL gene encoding DNA mismatch repair endonuclease MutL, translated as MGIIKVLDESVSNIIAAGEVVENPASMLKELLENSLDAESKSIKIEVKSGGRHVIISDDGKGMTQDDLLLSVERHATSKIAKKEDLYNLLTYGFRGEALSSISAVSKMSLSSRTKDDEIGSAITVSGGKITGLKEIQRNIGTTIEIKDLFFNTPARLKFLRKTTTEYMNIKDIIVQEALGNPNTAITLILDDKVSIKTSGNGIDNTIVEIFGRNVLKNSKAFSMGYLGNASLYRATRDSIFTFVNGRMVKSKLLENAVIDGYYTKLMKGKYPFAILFLEIDPKEVDVNVHPSKKIVKFSNESNVYGKVLREIENCFERDDIFVSPTIEKTTEKENESLIDFSEFSKFVPMKAENTKFEGIEVEKYPKTETEAEITHTEIKKEVIKPDEDDFENMFSEESKSAPFEIREEIKVFERNEKSDIITETKNEFKKNIKEDEIIISKEKNIISKIDFKVLGQIFNSFILVERDGIFEIYDQHIVHERILYEKLKKEYYGTSVTRQQLLVPIRIVLDPRERELIFENIEYFTGFGFEIDEFDENEVVIRSVPVMNFRDSTENIFKNIIKNLKENKETDIRESIIISMSCKGAIKANEKLSLNEMETIIKKLHEIGEYTCPHGRPIIVKITLNDLEKLFKRK; from the coding sequence ATGGGAATAATAAAAGTATTAGATGAATCAGTTTCCAACATAATTGCAGCTGGAGAAGTAGTTGAAAATCCTGCTAGTATGTTAAAAGAGCTTTTGGAAAACTCATTGGATGCAGAGAGTAAAAGTATAAAAATAGAAGTAAAGTCTGGTGGAAGACATGTAATAATATCTGATGATGGGAAAGGAATGACTCAAGATGATCTGCTTCTTTCTGTAGAAAGACATGCAACAAGTAAAATAGCTAAAAAAGAGGACTTGTATAATCTTCTTACATATGGATTCAGAGGAGAGGCACTTTCTTCTATATCAGCTGTATCAAAAATGTCTTTATCTTCTCGAACTAAAGATGATGAAATAGGATCAGCAATAACAGTTTCAGGTGGAAAAATAACAGGTCTTAAGGAAATTCAGAGAAATATAGGAACCACTATAGAAATAAAAGATTTATTTTTTAATACTCCTGCAAGATTAAAGTTTTTAAGAAAAACTACAACAGAATATATGAATATAAAAGATATAATAGTGCAAGAGGCATTGGGAAATCCTAATACAGCAATAACTCTTATACTGGATGACAAAGTAAGCATAAAGACAAGTGGGAATGGGATAGACAACACCATTGTAGAAATATTTGGAAGAAATGTTTTGAAAAATTCAAAAGCTTTTTCTATGGGATATTTAGGAAATGCTTCTTTGTATAGAGCTACAAGAGATTCTATATTCACATTTGTCAATGGGCGTATGGTAAAATCAAAGCTTCTGGAAAATGCTGTCATTGATGGATATTATACAAAACTTATGAAAGGAAAATATCCTTTTGCTATATTGTTTTTGGAGATAGATCCTAAGGAAGTAGATGTCAATGTACATCCTTCAAAAAAAATAGTTAAGTTTTCAAATGAATCTAATGTATATGGAAAAGTTTTAAGGGAGATTGAAAATTGTTTTGAAAGAGATGATATTTTTGTTTCTCCAACTATAGAAAAAACTACTGAAAAAGAAAATGAATCTTTGATAGACTTTTCAGAATTTTCAAAGTTTGTTCCTATGAAGGCAGAAAATACTAAATTTGAAGGAATTGAAGTAGAAAAATATCCAAAAACTGAAACAGAAGCAGAAATTACTCATACAGAGATAAAAAAAGAGGTTATAAAACCTGATGAAGATGATTTTGAAAATATGTTCAGTGAAGAGAGTAAATCTGCTCCTTTTGAAATAAGAGAAGAAATAAAAGTATTTGAAAGAAATGAAAAATCTGATATCATTACTGAGACAAAAAATGAATTTAAAAAAAATATTAAAGAAGATGAGATAATTATATCAAAAGAAAAAAATATTATATCTAAAATAGATTTTAAAGTACTGGGACAGATATTTAATTCTTTTATTTTAGTAGAAAGAGATGGAATATTTGAAATATATGATCAGCATATAGTTCATGAAAGAATACTTTATGAAAAACTAAAAAAAGAGTACTATGGAACAAGTGTAACCAGACAGCAGCTCTTGGTGCCTATAAGAATAGTTCTTGACCCAAGAGAAAGAGAACTTATATTTGAAAATATAGAATATTTTACAGGATTTGGATTTGAAATTGATGAATTTGATGAAAATGAAGTGGTAATAAGGTCAGTTCCAGTAATGAATTTTAGAGATAGTACAGAGAATATTTTCAAAAATATAATAAAAAATCTTAAAGAAAATAAAGAAACAGATATCAGAGAGAGTATTATCATTTCAATGTCATGTAAGGGGGCAATAAAAGCTAATGAAAAGCTATCTCTTAATGAAATGGAGACAATAATAAAAAAGCTTCATGAAATAGGAGAATATACATGCCCTCATGGGAGACCAATTATAGTAAAAATTACTTTAAATGATCTGGAAAAACTTTTTAAAAGAAAATAA
- the rlmH gene encoding 23S rRNA (pseudouridine(1915)-N(3))-methyltransferase RlmH, which translates to MNVSIICIGKIKEKYIAEGINEFLKRMQSFAKMKIVELKEDGNDSSRNISIEKESEDILKMMEKLGGYNILLDIQGKNFSSEEMAAEIEKLTVNGVSSINFIIGGSYGVSESIKKIVNMRLSFSKMTFPHQLMRLILSEQIYRWFSIIKNTKYHK; encoded by the coding sequence TTGAATGTATCTATTATATGTATAGGAAAAATAAAAGAAAAATACATAGCTGAGGGAATAAATGAATTCTTGAAAAGAATGCAGTCTTTTGCTAAAATGAAGATTGTAGAATTAAAAGAAGATGGAAATGACAGCAGCAGAAATATTTCCATTGAAAAAGAATCAGAAGATATTCTTAAAATGATGGAAAAATTAGGTGGATACAATATTCTGCTTGATATTCAAGGAAAAAATTTCTCTTCAGAAGAGATGGCAGCAGAGATAGAAAAACTCACAGTGAATGGTGTGAGCAGTATAAATTTTATAATAGGTGGCTCATATGGAGTATCAGAAAGTATAAAGAAAATAGTAAATATGAGATTAAGTTTTTCTAAAATGACTTTCCCCCATCAATTGATGAGGTTAATACTTAGTGAACAAATATACAGATGGTTCAGCATTATAAAAAATACAAAATATCATAAATAG
- a CDS encoding tetratricopeptide repeat protein → MKAIGYLLILLTMYSCTGLPQIKDPGSIWGRNEEQPLTQETIILAENDSSGILDEVSRSLREGKSKEYSENYSGSTFEVYAGDYLFIPLKSEDNFKLMSYPRNISYELGIKGKNLVFRSIYQGEFTLDVYSLGGITRRIKISNKLKYRFTEQNNYDIILKNYAKNDIKQLQDSVALHRMAFPDSFRDKEISFMLMELAGKDGNVKVVREEIEFLKKYKTLDEQDKLTILDTLAGIGSAGSQLDSVLLEYNSGNTILNAELRKLILAKSSANREEIEFLEKYFRDEPTRETADFIGNWYLKNGDINRGTQYINGTIEGIAPELLESIFAKTEEGTVDPMAELENKNYTQFRSFLSDGENSFNQGSYVEALVHFEKALSVNKDYAETKDIYFYMGQSNFQLENYQKAIDNYKKALNIEKSDDKKAEIYYNMGITYDKLGNKEESRNYFTFVRQKFPKSSWSTKSSIYLLRLN, encoded by the coding sequence ATGAAAGCAATAGGTTACTTATTAATTCTTCTTACTATGTACAGCTGTACTGGACTTCCTCAAATAAAAGATCCAGGAAGCATATGGGGGAGAAATGAAGAACAACCATTAACACAGGAAACAATTATTTTAGCAGAGAATGATTCTTCTGGTATATTAGATGAAGTTTCAAGATCATTAAGAGAAGGAAAAAGTAAGGAATACTCAGAAAATTATTCTGGAAGTACTTTTGAAGTATATGCAGGAGATTATCTTTTTATACCTTTAAAATCAGAAGATAATTTTAAACTGATGTCTTATCCAAGGAATATTTCTTATGAATTAGGAATAAAGGGGAAAAATCTAGTATTTAGAAGTATATATCAAGGAGAATTTACTTTAGATGTTTATTCTTTGGGAGGAATAACAAGAAGAATAAAAATTTCAAATAAATTGAAATATAGATTTACGGAACAGAATAATTATGATATAATTCTAAAAAATTATGCTAAGAATGATATAAAACAATTACAGGATAGTGTTGCTCTGCATAGAATGGCTTTTCCAGATAGTTTTAGAGATAAGGAAATATCTTTTATGTTAATGGAACTGGCAGGAAAAGATGGAAATGTTAAAGTTGTAAGAGAAGAAATTGAATTCTTGAAAAAATATAAAACTTTAGATGAACAAGATAAACTGACAATACTTGACACGCTTGCAGGAATAGGAAGTGCAGGTTCTCAACTTGATTCAGTATTGCTGGAATATAATTCAGGAAATACTATTCTTAATGCTGAATTAAGAAAATTAATACTTGCAAAATCTTCAGCTAACAGAGAGGAAATAGAGTTTTTAGAAAAATATTTCAGAGATGAGCCTACAAGGGAAACAGCAGATTTTATAGGTAATTGGTATCTAAAAAATGGAGATATAAACAGAGGAACTCAGTATATAAATGGAACTATAGAAGGAATTGCTCCAGAATTATTGGAATCTATATTTGCAAAGACTGAAGAAGGAACAGTAGATCCAATGGCAGAACTTGAAAATAAAAATTATACTCAGTTTAGATCATTTTTAAGTGATGGAGAAAATAGTTTCAATCAAGGAAGTTATGTAGAGGCATTAGTACATTTTGAAAAAGCTTTAAGTGTAAATAAAGACTATGCTGAAACTAAAGATATTTATTTTTATATGGGACAAAGCAATTTTCAGCTAGAAAATTACCAAAAAGCTATTGATAATTATAAAAAAGCCCTTAATATAGAAAAAAGCGATGACAAAAAGGCAGAAATATACTATAATATGGGAATAACTTATGATAAACTTGGAAATAAAGAAGAAAGCAGAAATTATTTTACTTTTGTAAGACAGAAATTTCCAAAGTCATCATGGAGTACAAAAAGCAGTATATACCTGCTCAGATTAAATTAA